Proteins from a single region of Bacteroidota bacterium:
- a CDS encoding bifunctional UDP-3-O-[3-hydroxymyristoyl] N-acetylglucosamine deacetylase/3-hydroxyacyl-ACP dehydratase — MNKEYQHTIKSSITVSGVGLHTGTQVDMTFHPASANHGYKFRRIDLEGQPVIEADADLVTDTGRGTTITKNNASVSTIEHTLAALVGLGIDNVMIDLNGPETPIMDGSSKEFIRALSSVGMEMQDAEREYIVINENITFKDPLRKTEITVMPSDDYQVTVMIDFDSKVLGKQHATLDHISEFSGQIANSRTFCFLHELEMLYENNLIKGGDLNNAIVIVDKEVTSEEMEKLKRMFNKDSVSVKKEGILNNLELHWNNEPARHKLLDVVGDLALAGKPIRGKIIASRPGHPSNVEFAKKIKAYYKQRKNVVDVPVYDLKAEPLYDINKISKMLPHRYPFLLVDKIIEMGENHIVGVKNITFNESFFQGHFPNNPVFPGVLQVEALAQTGGIFVLSKVPDPENYDTYFLKIDKVKFKRKVLPGDSLLLKMELINPIRRGICEMKATAYVGNNIVTEGELTAQVVKRHINQ, encoded by the coding sequence ATGAATAAAGAATATCAGCATACCATAAAAAGTTCCATAACCGTTTCCGGTGTTGGTTTACATACCGGAACTCAGGTGGATATGACGTTTCATCCGGCATCGGCAAATCATGGTTATAAATTTAGAAGAATTGATTTGGAAGGCCAGCCGGTAATTGAAGCAGATGCCGATTTGGTAACTGATACCGGAAGAGGTACCACCATAACTAAAAATAACGCCAGCGTTTCAACAATTGAACATACTTTAGCCGCATTGGTTGGTTTGGGAATCGACAATGTGATGATTGACCTCAATGGCCCAGAAACACCAATCATGGACGGCTCTTCAAAAGAATTTATTCGCGCTTTATCGAGCGTTGGAATGGAAATGCAAGATGCTGAACGAGAATATATTGTTATAAACGAAAATATTACCTTCAAAGACCCACTGCGTAAAACTGAAATAACGGTTATGCCTTCTGATGATTATCAGGTTACGGTTATGATCGATTTTGATTCAAAAGTACTTGGTAAACAACATGCTACACTGGATCATATTTCTGAATTCTCAGGTCAAATTGCCAATAGTCGTACATTTTGTTTTTTACATGAACTTGAAATGTTGTATGAAAACAATTTGATTAAAGGTGGCGATTTAAATAATGCAATTGTAATTGTAGATAAAGAAGTTACCTCCGAAGAAATGGAAAAGTTGAAACGTATGTTCAACAAAGATTCTGTTAGCGTAAAAAAGGAAGGTATTCTCAATAATCTCGAATTACACTGGAACAACGAACCCGCGCGACATAAATTATTAGATGTTGTTGGTGATCTTGCATTGGCAGGTAAACCAATCAGAGGTAAAATAATTGCCAGTCGCCCCGGCCACCCAAGTAACGTTGAATTTGCAAAAAAAATAAAAGCTTATTACAAACAACGCAAAAATGTAGTAGACGTACCGGTTTATGATTTAAAAGCAGAACCGTTATACGATATCAATAAAATTTCAAAAATGCTCCCGCACCGTTATCCGTTTTTATTGGTGGATAAAATTATTGAGATGGGAGAAAATCATATTGTAGGCGTTAAAAATATCACCTTCAACGAATCATTTTTTCAGGGACATTTTCCGAACAATCCTGTATTTCCCGGTGTTTTACAAGTTGAGGCTTTAGCTCAAACCGGTGGAATATTCGTGTTGAGCAAAGTGCCTGATCCTGAAAATTATGATACTTATTTCCTTAAAATAGATAAAGTTAAATTTAAACGCAAGGTATTACCAGGCGATAGTTTATTATTAAAAATGGAATTAATTAATCCGATACGCCGCGGTATTTGCGAAATGAAAGCTACTGCTTATGTCGGCAATAATATTGTAACTGAAGGTGAATTAACTGCACAAGTTGTAAAGCGTCATATAAATCAATGA